From the genome of Gammaproteobacteria bacterium:
ATATTGCTCGGGGTGCTGGCGGAGTTCCTGTTGTTGCTCTACCTGTTGATGCCTTCCTTCAGGTACGTGCTCCGGGGGCATTTTACCTTTGGGCGTTCGTTTGAGTTTTTACGGGCTCATCTGTCCGGGCTGCTGAAAAGTCCCGTGATCAAGGTAAAGACCATTGAGCAGGTAGGCAAGGAAACCTGTGAAGTATCGCTCTCGTCGGTGGTCTGCTTTAACCTGCTGCACCTGGACAAGGTGCTCACGCTGCTCCCCAGGCATGCCGACGTGGCGCTGTTGGTCACCGAGTCGGGCAAGATTATTGACCACACCGCAATGGAATACTTGCACCATTTCCGCGAAGAATGTCTGCGCGAAGGGAGGTCATGCACTATCCAGGGGATAGAGAATTATTATCCGTTCTCGCAGCACTCCCTGTCCGCGCGCATGCCCGATGTCCAACTTATGCGGCAAGAAGAGACGTTGTCAGAGCGTCAACAGCAGATGAGCGAGATCGCCGGGCACTATGGCCTAGCGTTTTCGCCGGGCATTGAAACCACCTTGAATGCGCAAGATTTCGTCTACTTTCGGCGCGGCGACAACAAGCAAAAACGCAATGTCATGAGCGGCCTGTACAAAGGCCGCCAGGTCAAATTATTTGACTATAGCCATACCCGCGCGCCGGACTATTACTCGGAGCATCGCCACACGCTGATCATCGTCGGTCCGTTGGAGAAGGCGATGCCGGATTTCATCGTGGCGCCGGCGCACTACCTTGAACGCTATCTGGTCGGCTATCGGGAAGTGGCCGTTGATGAGCATCCGGAATTCTCCCAGATCTACCGTGTTTACACCAAGAATGACGCGGACATACGAGGCTGTCTGACTGATGAGGTGATTCAGTTCTTCATGGACAATCCGAAGTTTTACATGGAGGTGCGCGGCACGATGTGCTTGGCGTTCAGGCCCGATAAAGAGTTGGAGCAGGCCAGTACGATTCCGGTTTTATTCTCGTTTGCGGATTTATGCAATCCTAAAAACGGCGGTTGACCGCTTCTTTAAGCCGTTCGCAAGATGTTTTGCAGGCTCACCTTTCTGGTGGGGCCGCTACAGGGTGAATTGCGTGATTTTCAGTGCGCGTGGCAGTGTTGCAATCCCTTTATATGGAATAACCTTTCCGCGTCGTCGCGCCTTGCCCTGCACCCCGAAAACCGCATACCCCGCCCAACGGCCGCCTCCAGAATGATAGATATAAATCTATGAAAAAGTAATTTAAATCTTATTTTTATTTATCATTATTTCCGTGCATCATTAGCGTGACGCTTTCGCTAACGTATTAAAACTAGGCAGGTGTACGATGCTTTCCAATCTTCTCATTCCAGCAGTGTTATTTTTTGCGCTCGGATTTCTCGCGCAGGTGGTCCGTTCCGACCTTAAATTTCCCGCAGAGCTGGCCAAGGCGTTGTCCATTTACTTGTTGCTGGGTATTGGGCTGCATGGTGGTATTGAGCTGGGCAAGGCGGATTTCGGCGCGGCGGTCGATGCCGTGGTTGCCGCGCTTGCCTTGGGGTTTTTGCTGCCGTTGCTGGCCTACGCCATCCTGCGTTGGCTGGGGCGCATCGACCCCCTGAATTCATCGGCGATCGCCGCCCATTACGGCTCGGTCAGCGCGGGTACGTTTCTGACCGCCCTGGCATTCCTGGAAGTGCAGAACGTCGCCCATGAAACCTACCCGATCATCATGCTTGCCATCATGGAGTCCCCGGCGATTATCATTGGTCTGTTGCTGGCCAAGTTTTCGCGCACGGGTACGGAGGTGCAGCCAAATGAGGTGCAGGGTAATGGCGGTGGTCACTCGGTGATGAGTGAGCTTCTCCGGGATGCCTTTACCAACGGTAGCGTGATCCTCCTTCTCGGTGCAATCGTGGTGGGGGTGGTCGCCACGCCACCCAGCCTGCAAAAGATCATGCCGTTTTATGATCAGATATTCATGGGCGTGCTGTCGCTGTTTCTGCTGGAAATGGGTATGGAAGCGGCAAAACGCATCGGCGAGTTCCGTAAGGTAGGTATGTTTCTGGTAGGTTTTGGGATAATCATGCCGTTGATCGGCGGGGCCATTGGCCTGCTGGTGGGGCACGCCATTCTGGGGTTCAGCGTGGGCGGCGTCACTCTCGTTGCCGTGCTGGCTGCGAGCGCCTCCTACATTGCGGTGCCGCCCGCCATGAGATTGGCAATCCCCGAGGCCAATCCGTCCTTTTATCTGACATTGTCGCTGGGGGTGACTTTCCCGTTTAATGTCATTTTCGGGATTCCACTGTATTATGAATTGGCTCAATGGCTTGCCCGCTAACAGTATGGTACCCGGAGGTGTGAGTATGGTGAAATTAGTAGCAGAAAAATTGGTCCGTATCATTGCGACGGCGGAGCTTGAGACGCAATTTATCGAGCTATCGAAGCGTCATTCGGTGAGCGGGTATACAGTGGTGGATGCCCGCGGCGCTGGGGCTTCCGGTATTCAGCACGGGTTGATGGACATCGACAGCAATATCCTGTTTCTGATGGTCGTGCCCCCGGAGCGGCTTGACGAGGTCATGGAGGACTTGGCCAAGATCATCCGTCGTGGCCATCACCTGTTGGTGCTGGTCTCCGATACCGAGGTAATGCGCAGGAAGAAGGACTTACCTCCGGCTCAGCCTTGATATGCTGCCGCTACGGCGGTTACTTCGCGCCTTTGGTCTGTTTGCTACTGCTCGACACCTGCGCCGGAATTCCCCCGCCACGTATGCCCTCCAGCAACCCCTTGGCCTCGTTCAGAATAAACTCCTTGAACGCCTGGGCGACCGGGGAGAGGCGTTTGTCGCGCGGGTGGACCAGGTACCACTGGCGGATGATGGGGAGCGAGGCGACATCGAGAATGGCAAGGCGTTTGACCTCTATCTCCAGATTGATAGTATGAATCGAAACGATCCCCAGCCCCAGCCCGGCCTGTACCCCCTGCTTGATGGCCTCGCTACTGTCCATTTCCATGCCGCCGATCAGGTGGATGTTGTGTTCCGCAAAGAACCGCTCCATGGCGATACGTGTGCCGGAACCTTGCTCGCGCATCAGGAAGGTCTCGTGTTGCAGCCGTTCCAGCGGGATGTTGCGCTCTTGGCGCAGAGGGTGATTGTAGGGCGCGATCACCACCAGCGGGTTTTCCATAAACGGCTCGGCGATGATATCGTCCTGCTTGGGGGGCATGCCCATGATCATCATGTCCCGCTCGTTGGATGCAAGCTGGCGCAGCAGCGTCTCGCGGTTGGTGACATTCAGGCTGACTGTCGCCCCGTCAAAACGCTTGCTGAAAATGGAAAGCAGATAAGGGGCAAAGTGTTTGGCAGTGCTGACCACCGAGATGTTGAGCCGGCCGCGTGTTACTCCTTTGAGTTCCGACAGCACCGCCTCGGCCTCGGCCAGTTGCTGCGTGATAAGGCGGCTGTAGTGATGAAGCTCGCGTCCCGCCTCGGTCAGAAAAATACGCTTGCCGATCTGTTCAAACAGCGGCAAGCCGACATTGTCTTCCAGTTGCTTGATTTGCATAGAGACCGCCGGTTGCGTCAAATGCAGATCCCCGGCGGCGCGCGTATAGCTGGAATGGCGCGCGACGGCCTCGAATACCCTGAGCTGGCGAAGCGTGATATTCTTCATCATAATAATGTCGTGCCTCAACATATAGATAAGAATATCTTATGCTGATAATAAAAAATACTGAATATTATTTATGATTAAAAGTAGGCATAGTAATGCCCACTAAGGTAGTGTTGATATCCCGGCTTGCCAGAGATACCTTACCGGCCCCGCTCTGGATAGTTTGCGTGCGGCCCTTTAACTGAATAAACTAAAGTATTTTTCATCCCTCAGAAGGAGTCACCTATGGCAGTTGCAAAGAAATACAGCGCCGGCGTTAAAGAGTACCGTCAAACGTACTGGATGCCGGAATACACCCCCCTGGACACCGATATCCTGGCCTGTTTCAAGATCACCCCGCAGCCTGGCGTGGATCGTGAAGAGGCTGCCGCTGCCGTGGCTGCTGAATCTTCTACCGGCACCTGGACCACGGTATGGACCGACTTGCTGACCGACATGGATTACTACAAGGGCCGCGCTTACCGCATCGAAGACGTGCCTGGCGACGATACCTGCTATTACGCCTTTATCGCCTACCCCATCGACCTCTTCGAAGAAGGCTCCGTGGTCAACGTATTCACCTCGCTGGTGGGTAACGTGTTCGGCTTCAAGGCCGTGCGTGCGTTGCGTTTGGAAGACGTGCGCTTCCCCATTGCCTACGTCAAGACCTGCGGCGGCCCGCCCATGGGTATCCAGGTAGAGCGCGACATCATGAACAAGTATGGCCGTCCTTTGCTGGGTTGCACCATCAAACCCAAGCTCGGCCTGTCCGCCAAGAACTACGGCCGCGCTGTGTACGAATGTCTGCGCGGTGGTCTGGATTTCACCAAAGACGACGAGAACATCAACAGCCAGCCGTTCATGCGCTGGAGGCAGCGTTTTGACTTCGTGCAAGAAGCTACCATCAAGGCAGAGCGTGAGACTGGCGAGCGTAAAGGCCACTACCTGAACGTAACGGCCCCGACTCCAGAAGAGATGTACAAGCGTGCCGAGCACGCCAAAGACATCGGCGCGCCTATCATCATGCACGACTACATCACTGGCGGTTTCTGCGCCAACACGGGTCTGGCCAACTGGTGCCGTGACAACGGCATGTTGCTGCACATCCATCGCGCCATGCACGCCGTGCTTGATCGTAACCCGCACCACGGTATTCACTTCCGCGTGTTGGCCAAGATCCTGCGCCTGTCCGGCGGTGACCATCTGCACACCGGCACCGTGGTTGGTAAGCTTGAAGGCGACCGCGAAGCGACCCTGGGCTGGATTGACCTTCTGCGTGAGTCTTTCATTCCTGAAGACCGTTCGCGCGGCATTTTCTTCGATCAGGACTGGGGCTCCATGCCCGGCGTGTTCGCCGTGGCTTCGGGCGGTATCCACGTCTGGCACATGCCTGCGCTGGTTAGCATCTTTGGCGATGACTCCGTGCTGCAGTTCGGCGGCGGCACCTTGGGCCATCCTTGGGGCAACGCGGCGGGCGCAGCAGCAAACCGCGTAGCACTGGAAGCCTGCGTGAAGGCACGTAACGAAGGTGTTGAGATCGAGAAGGCTGGTAAGGAAATCCTGGCCAAGGCCGCTCAGAGCAGCCCCGAACTTAAGATCGCCATGGAAACATGGAAAGAGATCAAGTTCGAGTTCGACACCGTCGACAAGCTGGATGTGGCACACAAATAAACCTGAAGCAATGTAGGGTGCGTAACGCACCCTACCACACACAGAGGAATTGAAAAAATGAGCGAAATGCAAGATTACAAATCGCGTTTGAGTGATCCCGCCAGCCGCAAGTTCGAGACCTTCTCCTACCTGCCCGCGATGACGCAGGATGACATCCGCAAGCAGGTGGAATACCTCGTCAAGAAGGGCTGGAACCCGGCCGTTGAGCACGTCGAGCCAGAACACCTGATGGACGATTACTGGTATATGTGGAAGCTGCCGATGTTTGGTGAGACCGATGTCAGCAAGATTCTGGCCGAAGTCGAAGCTTGCCGTCGGGCCAACCCCGATAACCACATCCGCCTGATTGGGTATGACAATTTTGCCCAGTCCCAGGGTGCTGCCATGGTTGTCTACCGCGGTAAGACGGTTTAAATCTGCGAGGGCGGTGAACCCGCCCCTGCATATAAAAGAACCCTCGTTGCCGCAAGGTGGCGGGGGTTTTTTTTGGAAATGAGGTTAACCCGAATGTTTCATAAATTACGCGCGCCCTCGCTAGTCTTTTGTTCCGCAGAAAAATTTTGCTCAGTCGGACGTATGAATCACTACGCCGCTCCTTCGCAAAATTTCCCTGCAAAACAAAATTCTGCGCGATCATCACGCGAATTTATGAAACATTTGGGTTAACCGCCAAGGCGTCAAGAGCGCCGCCCAAGATTCAAAGTGCAAAATTCTTGGCGCCTTGGCGGTTAAACATTCTGGAGTAAGTGAACCATGAACGACGTAATCAAGCAGTACCTGATAACCGAAAAGCCCTATTATCACCCGGTTGCGGATGAAATCGAGCTCTACGAGGCTGCCTATTCCGTGCGCATGCCGATGATGCTGAAAGGCCCAACTGGCTGCGGTAAGACCCGCTTTGTCGAATTCATAGCGTGGAAACTTGGCAAGCCGCTGATCACTGTCGCTTGCAATGAAGACATGACGGCCTCCGATCTGGTGGGGCGCTTCCTGCTCGACGCCAGCGGCACGCGCTGGCAGGACGGGCCGCTCGCCATTGCCGCCCGTTATGGTGCGATCTGCTACCTTGATGAAGTTGTTGAGGCGCGCCAGGACACCACGGTGGTGATCCACCCGCTCACCGATGCGCGCCGTATACTGCCGCTGGAAAAGAAGGGCGAATTGGTGAAGGCCCATCCCGATTTCCAGTTGGTCATTTCCTATAATCCGGGCTATCAGAGCTTGATGAAGGATCTGAAGCAATCCACCAAGCAGCGTTTCGGCGCGCTGGATTTCAACTATCCGTCGCATGATGTCGAAACCGAGATCGTAGCGCATGAAACCGGCGTCAACAGTGATGTCGCAGGCAAGCTGGTGAGCATTGCCGAGCGCGCCCGCAACCTCAAGGGGCACGGCCTGGATGAAGGTATCTCCACCCGGATGCTGGTATACGCAGGCTCGCTCATCGCCAAGGGCGTGGATGCCAAGTCCGCCTGTCTTGTGACCTTGGTGCGTCCGATCACCGACGACCCCGATATGCGCGATGCGCTGGACTCGGCGGTAACGACGTTTTTTTAAGGATCAGGGGGCGGGTAAATGCCGCGCCCCGATCCCCGACTGCTGGAGATATGTAGGTTGGCTCAAGCCGCAGGCGGAGCCGACGGTTTCGACCTGCGACTGATCCCTGACCTCTGGACCCTTAATAAACATGGCCATTAATCTCGACGACTATCAGGATATCCTCGACGAACTGGGCGAGCACGCCACGGACGTGTTGCGTTCTTCGTGGCAGGAGGCGACCAAGGTGTTCAGCCCCAGGGGGCTGGAAGATTACCTGCAAGGCGCAAAAGGCCTGAAAAACCTTGGGCGCGGCATCGAACTGGTTATCACCTATCTCCAGGAGGCGCCGGAGGTGGCGCGGGAAATCGGCGAGGATGCCGTGCTTGATCTGGTGCAAACTGCCATGATGATGGCGTCCAAGACCAGTGGTGCGGTGATCGAGATGATTTTCGCCACTGCGCCTATTGCAGCCAAGCGCCTGGGCGACGAGCAGTTGTTCCGTGGTTATCTGCAATTGCTCAATCATCTGATCGCACAGGCACCGCGCGGGCTGCGCCCAATGCTGGACAAGCTGGACGTACTGTTCGGCCAGCTTACCCTGGGTGGTCTGCGGCGCTGGGCATTGTGGGGTGCGCAGGCGCACCGCACCGACTATCCCGAGCAGGTCCGGTACTTCGGGTTGGAAAGCAAAGAAGCGCTGGCGGTGCTGCAAAAAGAGCGCAAAGGTACACTATTTGTGGATGTGCAGCGGCGCATCAACATCTATCTGCGTGCCTTGTGGGGGCGGGATTTCTTTATGCGCCCCACCAGCGGCGATTTCGAAAACCGCGAGGGTTACCAGCCCTTCATCGAGAACTATTTCATTCATCTGCCGGACGCCTACGATGATTTCGAGGGCATCCCAGGCCTGGAGCTCTACCGCGCCACTGCGGCGCATGCCGCTGCGCATATCGTCTACTCGCGCACGCCCATCTCTGCGGAAAATCTGAACCCGCTGCAAATGGCGGTGATCTCTGTCATCGAGGACGCGCGGGTCGAGCAGCTCGCAATCAACGCCTTCCCCGGCTTGCGCCAGCTGTGGGCCGCACTTCATGTTGCTACCCCTGACCAGCAGGCAAGCGTAGGTGATTTTCTCAATCGCTTGGCGCGGGCGCTGCTCGATCCTGATTACCACGACGATCATGCGTGGATTCAAAAGGGCCGCGACCTGTTCCGTGAAGCACAGGAAAACCTCGCCGACGCTGCACAGGGAGCTGCGAGTGTGGCGGGAGGCGGGACGCCGCTAGACGCCAACAGGATCTCCTGGGACATCGGCGTCACCTTGGCGCATGATTTTGCGCAAATGCGCCTCGCCTTTAATCCTCGCGCCGATGTGTTGCGTGCGCCGTACCGCGACGACAACCGCTATTTCTGGGAATTCGAGGAATTTGATTTTGCCAAAAGCCTGGAGGCCACTTGGGGCGCGGCCAAGCAGGTGCGCAAGCACGTCAGCCTGATGGAGTTCGTCAACGAGATCGACGTGGAGACGGCGGGCGATGATGCCGAAGAGATCTGGGTGCTGCCCACGGAGCTGTTCCCCTACGAGGACGAGGGCAAGAGCTATAATGAAATGGAAGGCAAGGAGCCGGTCTCCCCACCCTACCACTACCACGAGTGGGATTACCAGATCCAGCTGGAGCGCCCGAGTTGGTGTACGCTGCTGGAAAAGCGTCCCCAGCTTGGTGATTTGTCGGTCGTTGATGATATTGTGGCGAAGAACAAGCCCATCATCAGCCGCCTGAAATACTTGATCGAGGCCATGCAGCCGCAAGGTGTGCAGCGCCTGCGCAAGCAGGAGGACGGTGACGAGATCGACATCAACGCCGCGATTCGCGCCATGATCGAAATACGTCAGGGCGAGATGCCCGACCCGCGCATCATGATGCGCAACATCCGCAAGGTGCGTGATCTGTCGGTGCTGGTGTTGCTGGATCTGTCTGAGTCCACCAACGAGCTGGTGCGCGGTTCGGAGAGCTCGGTGCTCTCGCTGTCACGCGAGGCCACGGTGCTGCTCGCCGATGCCATGAACAAGATCGGCGATCCCTTTGCCATCCATGGGTTCTCATCCAATGGTCGCCATGACGTGGAATACTACCGCTTCAAGGATTTCGGCGCGCCTTATGACGAGAAGGCCAGGGCCAGAATCGCGGGCATGACCGGGCAACTCTCGACGCGCATGGGCACCGCAATCCGTCATGCCGGCCAGTTCCTGAAGCATCAGTCGTCCGGCAAAAAACTGCTGCTGGTGATCACCGATGGCGAGCCCGCCGATGTCGACGTGCGCGACCCGCAATACCTGCGCTTCGACGCCAAAAAATCGGTGGAAGAGATGAATCGCAATGGCATTCTCACCTATTGCATGAGCCTCGATCCCCATGCCGATCAATACGTGTCACGCATTTTTGGCGCGAAGAACTATATGGTGGTGGATCACGTGCAGCGCCTGCCGGAGAAGCTGCCGATGCTGTATATGGGTCTGACGCGGTAAGTTCTTAGCCACGGAGGCACAGAGGACACAGAGGACACAGAGCATGCTTGTTTGTTTTGCAGGTCAGGTTGGTGCGACGTGGTTGCCTGACCTGCGATCGGCGGCATACGCTTTCATCTTGGCCCAAGATCACCGATAATTCTCAGCAATATCTACCCGCATTTTTCTCTTCATCAAGGAATAAAGCCATGTCCGATAACCGCCGAAGCAAAGTAGTGACCCAGGGCGTGCAGCGCTCCCCCAACCGCGCCATGCTGCGCGCGGTGGGTTTTACCAATGGGGACTTTGACAAGCCTATCGTCGGCATCTCCAATGCCCACAGCACCATTACCCCGTGCAATATGGGCATAGGTGGCCTCGCGGCGCGCGCAGAGCAGGCGCTGAAGAGGGCGGGTGCGATGCCGCAGGTATTCGGCACCATCACCATTTCCGATGGCATATCGATGGGCACGGAAGGCATGAAATATTCGCTGGTATCTCGCGAAGTGATTGCAGACTCCATCGAAACCGTGTGCAACGGTCAGAGCATGGACGGTGTCATCGCTATTGGTGGTTGCGATAAAAACATGCCTGGCGCAATGATTGCTATCGCCCGATTGAATATCCCCGCGATTTTCGTATACGGAGGCACTATCAAGCCCGGCCATTACCGTGGGCGTGATCTCACCGTGGTGAGTGCTTTTGAGGCGGTAGGTCAATTCACCGCGCATAAAATCGACGAAGAAGAATTGACAGGCATTGAACGCAATGCCTGTCCCGGCGCGGGTTCGTGCGGCGGCATGTTTACCGCCAACACTATGTCGTCGGCCTTTGAAGCGATGGGCATGAGTTTGCCGTATTCCTCCACCATGGCGGCGGAAGATGCAGAGAAAGCCGAAAGTACGGCCAAATCCGCCGAAGTGCTGGTGCAAGCCATCAAAAAACAAATCCTGCCTCTCGACATCATCACCCGCAAATCCATTGAAAACGCCATCGCCGTCATCATGGCCGTAGGCGGCTCCACCAATGCCGTGCTGCACTTCCTGGCGATTGCACATACCGCTGGCGTGGAATTGAGCATAGATGACTTTGAAACAATGCGCGGTCGTGTGCCGGTGCTGTGCGACCTGAAGCCTTCCGGTAAATACGTGGCGACAGATCTGCATCAAGCGGGCGGCGTACCGCAAGTCATGAAAATGCTGCTCGATCATGGCCTGCTGCACGGCGACGCACTCACCATCACCGGCCAGACCATTGCCGAAGTGTTGAAAGACATACCCGCTGAGCCACGCGCTGATCAAGACGTGATTCGCCCCTGGAGCAACCCCGTGTACGCACAAGGGCATCTTGCCGTGCTCAAGGGCAACCTGGCAACCGAAGGCGCAGTGGCAAAAATCACCGGCGTGAAAAACGCTAAAATCACCGGCCCGGCACGCGTGTATGACTCCGAAGAAGCCTGCATGCAAGCCATCCTTGATCAAAAAATCAAAGCGGGCGATGTGGTTGTTATCCGTTACGAAGGCCCGAAAGGCGGCCCGGGTATGCGCGAAATGCTCTCCCCCACCTCCGCCATCATCGGTGAAGGATTGGGCGACAGCGTCGGCCTCATTACGGACGGACGCTTCTCTGGCGGCACTTACGGCATGGTCGTCGGCCACGTCGCCCCCGAAGCGGCAGTGGGTGGCACCATCGCTTTGGTGCAGGAAGGCGATAGCATCACCATTGATGCCGAAGCACGCCTATTGCAACTCAACGTCTCCGACGAAGAGATCGCGCGCCGCCGTGCGACTTGGCTCCTGCCCAAACCCCGTTACACCACCGGCGTGTTGGCAAAATACGCCAAGCTGGTGTCCAGCGCCAGCAAAGGGGCGGTAACGGATTGAGGTGATGTTTGCCTATGCGGGGACAGGGATGCAATTGTGCTTCGAGCGGCTCAAGGAATCTTTGCTGCGATAAATGCCTAAATTTGACATGGCGTGCCTTCGCGCACGCCATGTCACTGTATGTGTGGGTTAGGTATGCGGCAGTTCGGTGGATAGCGAGCGACCTGAGTTGAACCGCGCCTCAAAGAAACAACTCCGCCAGCATCTTGGTCCGGTCGCCGAACTGCGGCGTAAAATACAAATCCAGCGAACCTAAGGCAAAACCACGCTCGGGCTTGTTGCCACTTAACCCCTTACTAACCCGAATGTTTCGTAAGTTGACGCGCGTCCTCGCTGGTCTATATTGTTACTATCTATTCATGTCCAATCCTACTATCAGGCGCACACTCACCGGCAAACCCGGCCTTGTCAGTCTCGCCCGCGCCCTCTCCAAGCTAGGCCTGGCCTCGCGCACAGTCGCGGCGCGAATGATTGAGGAAGGCAGGGTGAGGGTCGATGGGCGCGTTATTACGGACCCGAACCTGCGCATCAATATGGAAAGGGTGAAGCTCGCCGTGGATGAAAAGCCGCTGGCAGAAGCCGCAAAACATTATCTGGCGGTGAACAAACCACGTGGCCTGGTAACCACCGCCAGCGACGAACGAAATCGTGCAACGGTCTATGAATGCCTGCCAGACGCCGGGGATGTCTGGCTCGCTCCGGTAGGCAGGCTGGACAAGGCCAGCGAGGGGCTGATCCTTTTCACTAATGACACCGCTTGGGCGCAGCGCATCTTGAACCCTGCCAGCCACTTGCCCAAAACCTACCACGTACAGGTTAACAGGCGCCTGGAAGAGGCCGACCTCGCGCGCTTGCAACGGGGTGTGACGCTGGAAGACGGCACCGTGGCACACGCCGTCGCAGCAAGTCTGTTGCGTAGCGGTGAAAAAAATTGCTGGCTGGAAATCGTGCTTCACGAGGGAATAAACCGCCAGATCCGGCGCATGCTCGTGGCGCTGGATGCCGAGGTGCTGCGTTTGGTGCGAGTGGCCATCGGCCCGGTGACGCTGGGAACGCTGCCCAAGGGGAAAAGCCGCCTGTTGACCAAGCAGGAGCTATTGGCAATATCAGAAATGCTTGGCGCGCTCAAAACGAGGAACACAAAAAAATAGGCCCCGGCTTTGTCCACGCACGAAGCACGAATAAACCGAGGCCCAAAAGTTGCCCGACTTGGGGGAGCCGGGCAAAGGGGGATTTCCGTCCTGGGAGGGGTAGGACGGAAAGGTGCAAAAATACTGCACTCCCTACCTCAGACAAGCGAATCTCAAAGAGAGTTCAAAAAATTCACGCAAAAAACGCACCGCATACCTAATATATTATCAAGTAATTGATTTAAAAGGAGTTAAAAATAATGCCCCGGCGCCTTGGGGAGGGCTTCCGGGGCCAAAAATACCCGGCTTGGGGGCGCCGGGCATAGGGGGCTTCCGTCCCGGGAGGGGTGGGGCGGAAGAGTGCAAACGAATGCACTTACAAAGTAAGATGTGGGCTGCCGGAAAAAATTCAAGGGGTTTTACGTTACCACCCCTCTTGCCAACCGCACCTTGATGCCTCCATTCAATATCGAAAGCGAGGTATCCAGCGTAAGGCGCGTTTGTCCTAGCAGCATCAGGTCATTGCATAGAATGGCGGTGTGCCAGCCGGGACACTTGGTGCGCAGTACGTTGCCAAGCTGGGCATACAGATTGCGCAAATCCTTATTGCTGCTGACGCGGACGCCATATGGCGGGTTAGTGACGACCCAGCCAGTTCCGGCAGGTGGGCTGATTGCCGAAACTGCCTGACACGTGAATTGGATATGCCGCGCCACTCCGGCGCGCTCGGCGTTTTCCTGCGCCATGCGAATCGCGCCCGCATCGCGGTCGGAGGCCATAATCGGAGGCAACGCCACCCCGGCGTGGGGCTGGCATTCGGCCAGCAATGTCGCCCAGCGTTTTTCGTCAAAGCCCGGCCAGTCCATAAAAGCGAAACGGCGGTTGCGGCCCGGCGGCAGCCCCAGCGCCAGCAGGGCAGCTTCAATCGGCAGCGTGCCCGAGCCGCAAAACGGGTCGAGCAAAGGGGATGTGGTATCCCACTCCGAGGCAAGCAACATGGCAGCGGCCAGTGTCTCACGCAATGGGGCCTTGGCGACTGCCTGGCGGTAACCCCTGCGGTGCAGCAACTCGCCGGACGAATCCACGCTCACAGTGCAGTGATCGTGAACCAGCCGCACCACTATTAATTGCGGTGGATTGTCCGCCTCCTCGTCCCCCGGCTTCTGGCGGGAGACAGGCTGACCCAACTGGTCGGCGATGGCCCCAGCCACACGCTCGGCCACCGCATCCGCATGGTACAACTTCGATTTATGGCAAGTGGCGCGGATAGCGACCGCCTGCCCAGGGACCAGATAGCTTGCCCAGTCCAGACGGCTGGCCTTTTTACGCAACTCGGAAAAGGCGGCGGCGTTAAAGTCGCCCAAGCGAACCAAAATCCGGCTGGCGGTACGCAGGTGCAGGTTGGCGCGGTACACGGCATCCAGCTCGCCCTGAAAGGCAACACCGCCGGCTTCTGTCATGGGCGGATTTGTG
Proteins encoded in this window:
- a CDS encoding sodium-dependent bicarbonate transport family permease, producing the protein MLSNLLIPAVLFFALGFLAQVVRSDLKFPAELAKALSIYLLLGIGLHGGIELGKADFGAAVDAVVAALALGFLLPLLAYAILRWLGRIDPLNSSAIAAHYGSVSAGTFLTALAFLEVQNVAHETYPIIMLAIMESPAIIIGLLLAKFSRTGTEVQPNEVQGNGGGHSVMSELLRDAFTNGSVILLLGAIVVGVVATPPSLQKIMPFYDQIFMGVLSLFLLEMGMEAAKRIGEFRKVGMFLVGFGIIMPLIGGAIGLLVGHAILGFSVGGVTLVAVLAASASYIAVPPAMRLAIPEANPSFYLTLSLGVTFPFNVIFGIPLYYELAQWLAR
- a CDS encoding transcriptional regulator translates to MVKLVAEKLVRIIATAELETQFIELSKRHSVSGYTVVDARGAGASGIQHGLMDIDSNILFLMVVPPERLDEVMEDLAKIIRRGHHLLVLVSDTEVMRRKKDLPPAQP
- a CDS encoding LysR family transcriptional regulator, whose translation is MKNITLRQLRVFEAVARHSSYTRAAGDLHLTQPAVSMQIKQLEDNVGLPLFEQIGKRIFLTEAGRELHHYSRLITQQLAEAEAVLSELKGVTRGRLNISVVSTAKHFAPYLLSIFSKRFDGATVSLNVTNRETLLRQLASNERDMMIMGMPPKQDDIIAEPFMENPLVVIAPYNHPLRQERNIPLERLQHETFLMREQGSGTRIAMERFFAEHNIHLIGGMEMDSSEAIKQGVQAGLGLGIVSIHTINLEIEVKRLAILDVASLPIIRQWYLVHPRDKRLSPVAQAFKEFILNEAKGLLEGIRGGGIPAQVSSSSKQTKGAK
- a CDS encoding form I ribulose bisphosphate carboxylase large subunit; the protein is MAVAKKYSAGVKEYRQTYWMPEYTPLDTDILACFKITPQPGVDREEAAAAVAAESSTGTWTTVWTDLLTDMDYYKGRAYRIEDVPGDDTCYYAFIAYPIDLFEEGSVVNVFTSLVGNVFGFKAVRALRLEDVRFPIAYVKTCGGPPMGIQVERDIMNKYGRPLLGCTIKPKLGLSAKNYGRAVYECLRGGLDFTKDDENINSQPFMRWRQRFDFVQEATIKAERETGERKGHYLNVTAPTPEEMYKRAEHAKDIGAPIIMHDYITGGFCANTGLANWCRDNGMLLHIHRAMHAVLDRNPHHGIHFRVLAKILRLSGGDHLHTGTVVGKLEGDREATLGWIDLLRESFIPEDRSRGIFFDQDWGSMPGVFAVASGGIHVWHMPALVSIFGDDSVLQFGGGTLGHPWGNAAGAAANRVALEACVKARNEGVEIEKAGKEILAKAAQSSPELKIAMETWKEIKFEFDTVDKLDVAHK
- a CDS encoding ribulose bisphosphate carboxylase small subunit, with the protein product MSEMQDYKSRLSDPASRKFETFSYLPAMTQDDIRKQVEYLVKKGWNPAVEHVEPEHLMDDYWYMWKLPMFGETDVSKILAEVEACRRANPDNHIRLIGYDNFAQSQGAAMVVYRGKTV
- a CDS encoding CbbQ/NirQ/NorQ C-terminal domain-containing protein, which encodes MNDVIKQYLITEKPYYHPVADEIELYEAAYSVRMPMMLKGPTGCGKTRFVEFIAWKLGKPLITVACNEDMTASDLVGRFLLDASGTRWQDGPLAIAARYGAICYLDEVVEARQDTTVVIHPLTDARRILPLEKKGELVKAHPDFQLVISYNPGYQSLMKDLKQSTKQRFGALDFNYPSHDVETEIVAHETGVNSDVAGKLVSIAERARNLKGHGLDEGISTRMLVYAGSLIAKGVDAKSACLVTLVRPITDDPDMRDALDSAVTTFF